CTCGGCGGCGCGGAGGCAGCGGCGGACGGCGACGGTAGCAGATGGGACGGAACCGGGGAGAGGATCAAGAGGAGGAGACGAGCGACGACGAAGGCGCGTTCCCGGGTGCACGAGTGCTCGCTGTGTCCGAAGAGGTTCCGGACGGGGCGGGCGCTGGGAGGGCACATGAAGAGCCACTGGGAGCGGGATCTCCACGGAAGGGTGGTCAAGAAGAAGACGAGGAAGCTCAGCTCcttgctagggttagggttagggctaGGCTTCGGTCTCGACCTCGATTTGCCCTTTCCTTCCCCTCCTAATCCCAAGCCCGGGAAGTTTTCTTCGGAAGGAAAGGAAGGAGATGACGAATACGGCGGCGGCGATTCTTTGGCGGAGGATTCATCGTCGTTGCTGCATCCGTTCTAAGAGGTTCCCTCTCTTCCCCGTTACCGTTTCGCTACTTCTTTGTCCAGATCTTCGCCTGTGTCCTTTTGCGTTCTAATATTTTTCGGAATATGGACCAAGTAAATATTGGAATTGCCTGCGAAACAATCGGAGAGAACGTTACAGAGTTCGGTAATTAAGAATAGTTTGAGGGGCAGAGTTTCGGCAGCCAGTTGCGGAAACGTGATGGAGTTTAGCTGAAGTGGAAAGGGGCCCGATTGGAAGGACTCGGTGTAATtgatggaaaagtatttttattttcttgtttcttcTTAGTGTTatgaatctttttctttttctccgagTTTAGCTGCTTCGTGGAACAAGCAATGCATGGGCCATATAACGTTTGAGGAGAGGATGGTGGTCCGGTAAAATATTAACATATAATAGAATGGAGATATTGAGATGATGGTGAGGAATGGTGTGGCCTTCGAGGTCAAGCATATATTTAGAGAGACCAACAGGGCGGCTGACTGGGTGGTTGCCTACGCGGCCCACCATTCAGGATCTCCTCTGTGGTGAGGAGAAAGGGAGCTACCACTGGCACTCTGCAAGCTtgtgttttttgattttcttggatgtattcgtacaaGCGTTGTATGGTTCATGGCATCCAATGTTGAAGGACTTGAATCCCTTGTTTGGGGATTGATATGGCTTCTGTTGGAGACAAGCAGCAAGTGTGGCAGCTTCACAACATTCTTCTCTGGGCCGTGGAGCTGCAAGGAATCCTATACTTTCTTGcaaatgaggaaaaaaaaaaaaagaagaagaacgcTGGAAGGTAGTTTTCTGCATTGTTTCAGCAACAGACATGCTAATTATCGTGAGTTTATTGAGTGCATGGCGGTATGAAATTATGCATATTAGAAAACTGATGAGTTATCTAGTTTTTATAATCTTTAAGTAGGATTTAGAGATTTAACCTTCATTTGAATGGCTATGATTAGATAAATTAGCTACAGCAAGAACCAAATAATCCTTGATTCATCCATCTGCAAAGAAAGGAAAATCTTTCTCTGTACAAAAAAATACAACTTGTGGGGCCTTATATATTTGCGAATAAAtttatacaaaataaatatgtatatatccaagatggattatgctttgttcttttttgattaaaaaagttATATACCCTCTCACTTTCTTGAAGATAAAATAATACTTTAAGTTCTTATTGTTATGCACTTTGGAAACAATGATTTTCATATGTTTCAAGGCTGTCAGAGTACGGCACTAACCTTTAGTGTTGTTATAACCATCTAAACTAGTATTACGATCTAAATAAACAAACTAaattgattgttttccgggaaaaaaagagagttgaATTTAGACATTTTGATATACAAAATTTATTATACATTTTTAATAAAATGGACATTTTCTGAAGTTTATAGTAAAATCATCATTTTGAGGCTCATCAAGTGAATGGGATGAAACAAAatctaattatttgattgatgaTCTCAAACAAATGTTTCATATGGCATGAAACATGTTTTCATAATAATCGCACCCAAACAAATTAAATaacttaaaaaatttaatttcgtTTCTTCGCCGATCAACATAACATAATTTAAAAATGGACAGCCTTCGCTCAAAAGGCAATAATAGAGGACCCACGATTCGTAGTCCATTCAGGGATTAACAAACGGAGAGTTCATGAGGGGGGGATTAACAAACGGAGAGTTCATGAGGGGACTGAACAGATGAAAATATGAATTGCCGAGAAAGCATCGCTAGTTATTGCAAACGAAGCAAAAAATATCGAATCAATTCAAGCTGTCACGTTATTCATCAGGCCAGATGCTGTTTATAACAACATAGCAAATAATTGTACGACACAATTAGAGTTATAATTCTTGATCTGGCAGGATGTACTTAAATTAGAGTTATATAAATTGCGGTTttcataatataaaaaaaaagataataattgTACTATGCTGTTCATCGCCTTCCGTTCTCATTTGCTGTAAATAATACAAGAAAAAACAATAATGAAACACAAAGATGCACACATTTTAAGCGTTCCTTCGTCTTAATTCTGCCTTTCCTTTCTCTTGCTTGGATATAAAAAGCCCCACAAGGACTCAGGGGAGTCTCACCAAGACCCCTCGAGActtgaagaagggatagataGAGAAATATCTTTCCCTATTCAACTCCTTaaacaaaaaagaaggaaagaaaaaagaagtccAAAGATGCATCCCAGCCATCACCACCTttcgctcctcctcctcctcctcctggcgTGCATGGCCACCTTTACGTATGCCGTTGCAGGACCCGTCCCAATTGTGTCATTGAAGCACCTAGACCCCACCCTTCCGCCGGTCCTCGCCGGTCAAAATCCAACTTGCTCCCTGCTAGTCCTCCAGAAAGACTTCGCCGACACAGTCGGCTCCCCGCCGGCGTCTGCCAACTACACCCAGCCCCGTGACTGCCCCTTCCCTTGGACCCGCGTCGTCCTCGAGCTCTCCGTCTCCGCCTCCGACCTCCAGAAGGACCGGGTCGCCGCCATCTGGATCGACGGCGCCGAGGTCCTCCGCACCGCCACACCGCGCCCCATGGCCCCCGGCGCCTTCTGGCGTGTCCGCAAGGACATTACCCGGTACGCCACCCTCCTCCGCCGCGTTGccagtggcggcggcggcgccctTTCCATGATGCTCGAAAACTCCAACGACATCCTCCCCGGCGTCTTCTCCGCCAACGTCTCCCTCCATTTCTACCGCGGCGCCCTCTCCCCCTCATTCCGCCGCCTTGCCGCTGGCTTTGCCGCCCATCCCTCCATCAAAGGCCTTTACTCCGAGCCGGCCGACCTCATCGTCCCCGTCTCCAATCCCAACGGCTACTACCGCTCTGGCTTCTGGCTTCGAATCGATAACGAAACCCACGTCCCCTCCACCGCCATCACCATTCCGAGAAACACCTACCGGGCCGTTCTTGAGATCTTCGTCTCCTACCACGGCGACGATGAGTTCTGGTACACCAACCCGCTCCGCTCCGCCTACCGCCACCAGCCACTACCCTCCAACCTCTCCACCCCTCGGGCCAACGGCGGGTTCCGCCAGGTCTACGCCACCGTCGACGGCCGCTTCGTTGGCGGCCACATCCCGTTCGCCGTACTCTACCCAAGCTCTATCAATCCGTACTTCTGGTCCCCTGTGGCCGCCATCGGCGCCTTCGACATGCCGTCCTACGACCTCGACTTGACGCCCTTCCTCGGCTTCATGCTAGATGGCCGCCCCCATGACATCGGGCTTGGTGTGCAAGACGCCCAGCCCTTCTGGCTCGTCAGCGCCAACCTCCACCTCTGGGTCGACGCCTGGTCCGATTCCGTCCAAGCCGGGCTGATCGAATACATCTCACCGCCGATCAAGATGAACCGGAACGCAGAATGGAGAGACAAGGAAGGGCAGTCGGAGATCAACGCCGAGGGGCTCTTCCGGTTCACCGGCTGGGTGAGCTCATCCAAGGGTAACTTGACCACCCAAGTGAGCCAAAAGATCAAGTTCAAGGGCCAAGTAGAGGTCCAGAACCGCGGTTCCACGACGCAGATCGAGCTCCAGAACAAGGAAAGGATGATGGTTGCGATCCAAAAGGGTCATCAGCTTCTGGGCCGGGTGCAGCTCTACGTGGAGGCGCCGCTCCAGGTGCAGACGTCGATGGTGAGCGCGGCGGGCGGCGCGCTGTTCCAGAAGTCGAGGTTGTACCACCAGCTGACGGAGATGGTGACGCTGAGCGAGGGGCAGGCGATGACGACGAGCACGCTGACCGACAGGCAGGACGCGGAGGGGTCGGCGCTGATGCACGGCGACGCGCCGGTCTGGG
The Phoenix dactylifera cultivar Barhee BC4 chromosome 3, palm_55x_up_171113_PBpolish2nd_filt_p, whole genome shotgun sequence DNA segment above includes these coding regions:
- the LOC103710339 gene encoding zinc finger protein ZAT10-like, whose amino-acid sequence is MTRAETPSPPFITWSLTGKRGRKSPHHQPEAQERDIARFLLALSSPPPAADRDLRRLGGAEAAADGDGSRWDGTGERIKRRRRATTKARSRVHECSLCPKRFRTGRALGGHMKSHWERDLHGRVVKKKTRKLSSLLGLGLGLGFGLDLDLPFPSPPNPKPGKFSSEGKEGDDEYGGGDSLAEDSSSLLHPF
- the LOC103710384 gene encoding peptide-N4-(N-acetyl-beta-glucosaminyl)asparagine amidase A-like, with translation MATFTYAVAGPVPIVSLKHLDPTLPPVLAGQNPTCSLLVLQKDFADTVGSPPASANYTQPRDCPFPWTRVVLELSVSASDLQKDRVAAIWIDGAEVLRTATPRPMAPGAFWRVRKDITRYATLLRRVASGGGGALSMMLENSNDILPGVFSANVSLHFYRGALSPSFRRLAAGFAAHPSIKGLYSEPADLIVPVSNPNGYYRSGFWLRIDNETHVPSTAITIPRNTYRAVLEIFVSYHGDDEFWYTNPLRSAYRHQPLPSNLSTPRANGGFRQVYATVDGRFVGGHIPFAVLYPSSINPYFWSPVAAIGAFDMPSYDLDLTPFLGFMLDGRPHDIGLGVQDAQPFWLVSANLHLWVDAWSDSVQAGLIEYISPPIKMNRNAEWRDKEGQSEINAEGLFRFTGWVSSSKGNLTTQVSQKIKFKGQVEVQNRGSTTQIELQNKERMMVAIQKGHQLLGRVQLYVEAPLQVQTSMVSAAGGALFQKSRLYHQLTEMVTLSEGQAMTTSTLTDRQDAEGSALMHGDAPVWGSGSTKSSYRYKDGSTCYLRNVNTAGGAVMMDTKSASCAAVADA